The Lycium ferocissimum isolate CSIRO_LF1 chromosome 1, AGI_CSIRO_Lferr_CH_V1, whole genome shotgun sequence genome includes a region encoding these proteins:
- the LOC132062060 gene encoding uncharacterized protein LOC132062060, with translation MPPMKIQPIDSSTYRESSSSSSIQNDTAAKPPVVKSRLKRFFDRPFPSVLRISSAATEKPNVGSGAGTELPGPAPAPVVTEFEPSSVCLAKMVQNFIEENNEKPSVAAKCGRNRCNCFNGNNNDSSDDEFDFGDSVITPNSSFGDSIDVLKSLIQCATVVERNLLADTSKIVEKNKACKRKDDLRKIVTDELSKLGYNASICKSKWEKASSIPAGEYEYIDVIVEGERVLIDVDFRSEFEIARSTSSYKAALQLLPFIFVGKSDRLLQLVSIVSEAARLSLKKKGMHIAPWRKAEYIKAKWFSPHTRTKQNDTEADAEAEVEAEAEAEAESEVKDDELAESKEISDSEYGELELIFGEKSSPLISSPPPEKVSGIEEEKPVKPVMMTWQPPALKPRGNKVVVTGLASLLRDKP, from the exons ATGCCTCCGATGAAAATTCAACCGATTGATTCTTCAACATACAGagaatcatcgtcatcatcatcgatCCAAAACGACACCGCTGCAAAGCCGCCAGTGGTGAAATCACGACTTAAAAGGTTCTTCGATCGGCCGTTCCCTAGCGTGTTACGGATTTCATCGGCTGCGACAGAGAAGCCGAATGTAGGCTCCGGCGCCGGTACTGAATTGCCGGGGCCAGCGCCAGCGCCGGTAGTGACTGAGTTTGAGCCGAGCTCAGTTTGTTTAGCTAAAATGGTTCAGAATTTCATCGAAGAGAACAATGAAAAACCATCTGTTGCTGCTAAATGTGGTCGAAATCGCTGTAATTGTTTCAATGGAAACAATAATGATAGCTCTGATGATGAGTTTGATTTTGGTGACTCAGTTATAACTCCAAATTCCTCTTTTGGCGATTCTATCGATGTTCTCAAG aGCTTAATTCAGTGTGCAACTGTTGTTGAGAGAAATCTGTTAGCTGATACTTCGAAAATTGTTGAGAAAAACAAAGCTTGTAAGCGTAAAGACGATTTGAGAAAAATCGTCACCGATGAACTATCGAAACTTGGCTACAATGCTTCCATTTGCAAATCCAAATGGGAAAAGGCTTCTTCTATACCAGCAG GTGAATATGAGTACATCGATGTGATTGTGGAAGGTGAAAGAGTATTGATTGATGTAGATTTCAGATCAGAATTTGAGATTGCTCGATCAACTAGTAGTTACAAAGCGGCTCTTCAATTGCTTCCGTTCATCTTCGTAGGTAAATCCGATCGGCTTCTGCAATTAGTTTCCATCGTCTCTGAAGCGGCTCGGCTTAGTTTAAAGAAGAAAGGTATGCATATCGCTCCTTGGCGTAAAGCCGAGTACATCAAAGCCAAATGGTTCAGTCCACACACTCGAACCAAACAAAATGATACCGAAGCTGATGCTGAAGCTGAAGTTGAAGCCGAAGCCGAAGCTGAAGCTGAGAGTGAGGTGAAGGATGATGAGTTAGCGGAGAGCAAAGAGATATCTGATTCTGAATATGGAGAATTAGAGCTGATTTTTGGGGAGAAATCGTCACCGTTGATTTCATCGCCGCCGCCGGAGAAAGTTTCCGGCATCGAGGAAGAGAAGCCGGTGAAGCCGGTAATGATGACGTGGCAACCTCCAGCATTGAAGCCGAGAGGAAACAAGGTCGTCGTTACCGGATTGGCTTCTCTTCTCAGGGACAAGCCCTAA